GGCGGCGCTGCGGCTTCCTCTTTTTTACGATTGAAGTTGTTAATTCCCTTGATTGCTAGGAATATCACAAATGCGATGATGGTAAAATCGACCACATTCTGGATAAACATGCCATAATTAAGAGTCACTGCTGCGACAGCCTCTCCTGCTTCATTGGTACTGGCATCCTTCAGCGTAATAGCCAAAGATTTGAAATCCATTCCTCCGATCAGCAAACCCAAAGGAGGCATTACTACATCATTTACGAATGAGG
Above is a window of Algoriphagus sanaruensis DNA encoding:
- the mscL gene encoding large-conductance mechanosensitive channel protein MscL yields the protein MGLLKEFREFAVKGNVIDLAVGVIIGGAFGKIVSSFVNDVVMPPLGLLIGGMDFKSLAITLKDASTNEAGEAVAAVTLNYGMFIQNVVDFTIIAFVIFLAIKGINNFNRKKEEAAAPPPPPPGPTPSEKLLEEIRDLLKK